AAGTTTCTGGCAAAACCATTTCCGCGATTTTGAGGTAATTTAAAGAGTTTTATTCGGCTGTCTTTTTGAGAAAATTCTTCAATTATAGATACCGTTTGATCTGTTGAAGCATCATCAGCCAAAATCATTTCCCAATTGGTATACGTTTGATTTTGAACAGATTCAATTGTTTGTCTAATGAAATTTTTAGTATTATATGCGGGTACAATAATGGAAACTAATTCATTCATTTGAAACTGACTAAATTTGGAGTTTATTAAAAACAGCTCAAATTCAATTAAAATTTGAGCTGTTTGAGATTATTATTTTATGTAACTAGAAAAGTCTTTGTGTTCCTCTTTGGCAAGTTCTTCAGGAGATAATGATTTGAAATATTCATACGTAATTTTCATTCCCTCTGCACGGCTTACTTTTGCTTCCCAGCCTAGTAATTCTTTTGCTTTTGTTGTGTCTGGCTGACGCTGTAACGGATCGTTTATTGGCAGCGGGTGATACACTACTTTCTGGTTTGTTCCTGTCAGTTTTATAATTTCTTCTGCAAAATCTTTAATTGTGATTTCATCCGGATTTCCAATGTTTACCGGATAAACGTAATCTGAATGCAGTAATCTGTAAATACCTTCAACCTGATCGTCTACATAGCAAAAAGAACGTGTCTGCATTCCATCACCAAAAATCGTCAAATCTTCGCCTCGAAGTGCCTGTCCTATAAATGCCGGAATTACACGTCCGTCGTTTAAGCGCATTCTTGGTCCGTATGTATTAAAAATACGCACGATTCTGGTTTCTACACCGTGAAAAGTATGGTACGCCATTGTGATGGATTCCTGGAAACGTTTTGCTTCATCATAAACCCCACGCGGTCCAATTGTATTTACATTTCCATAGTATTCTTCTGTCTGTGGATGTACCAAAGGATCTCCATAAACTTCAGATGTCGATGCAATCAAAATTCTGGCTTTTTTAACTCGTGCCAAACCTAATAAGTTATGCGTTCCCAACGATCCCACTTTAAGAGTCTGAATTGGGATTTTTAAATAGTCTATTGGGCTTGCCGGCGAAGCAAAGTGTAATATATAATCAAGATCGCCAGGAATATGAACGAACTTAGTAATATCATGATGATAAAACTCAAAGTTTTCCAGTTTGAATAAATGCTCTATATTTTTAAGATCTCCTGTAATCAGATTATCCATCCCAATAACAAAGTATCCTTCTTTTATAAATCTGTCACATAAATGCGATCCTAAAAATCCTGCCGCTCCGGTAATAAGTATTCTTTTCATGAACTGTATTTAAACATTTTGAAATCAATTTCTTAACTAAAACAGTCCAGAAATCCCTGCAAATGTAATAAAATATGATTCTTTAGTAAACAATAGTTTAAATCATAATTCAAAATAAATTAATTCATTTCAAATCAATATTAATCTTAATTATATATTTTTACTACAAAATAATTTATTCTTTTGAAAGTTGTACATATTATAGAAGCTCTTGGCGGAGGCGTTCACACCTATTTTAGGGATTTATCAACTTATTTTGGCAGTGATGAAATAAAACAAAATATTGAAACCACCATAATCTATAGTGGAAACAGAAAAGAAATAGATCGAGAGAAAATTAAATCTGAATTTTCTGGTAACGTCAACTTATTAGAAATTGATATGTTGCGCAATTTTTCTTTTCTAAGAGATTTAAAATCCGTTATTCGGTTAACGAAAGAACTGAAAAAATTAAATCCTGATATAATTCATCTTCATTCTTCAAAAGCAGGTGTTTTAGGCAGAATTGCCAATTTTTTCTTATTTAAAAAAAAGAAACTCTTTTATTCACCGCATGGTTATTCTTTTCTTAGGACAGATATTTCAAAACCTATTCAAAAATTCTATTGGCTGATAGAAAAGAGCATTCAGGCTTTATTTGGAGGAATTACAGTAGCATGTGGAGATACTGAATTTGAAATTGCTAAAAAAATTGGT
This portion of the Flavobacterium gelatinilyticum genome encodes:
- a CDS encoding UDP-glucuronic acid decarboxylase family protein: MKRILITGAAGFLGSHLCDRFIKEGYFVIGMDNLITGDLKNIEHLFKLENFEFYHHDITKFVHIPGDLDYILHFASPASPIDYLKIPIQTLKVGSLGTHNLLGLARVKKARILIASTSEVYGDPLVHPQTEEYYGNVNTIGPRGVYDEAKRFQESITMAYHTFHGVETRIVRIFNTYGPRMRLNDGRVIPAFIGQALRGEDLTIFGDGMQTRSFCYVDDQVEGIYRLLHSDYVYPVNIGNPDEITIKDFAEEIIKLTGTNQKVVYHPLPINDPLQRQPDTTKAKELLGWEAKVSRAEGMKITYEYFKSLSPEELAKEEHKDFSSYIK